From one Streptomyces sp. CA-210063 genomic stretch:
- a CDS encoding alpha-ketoacid dehydrogenase subunit beta: MTTVALKPATMAQALTRALRDAMTADPTVHVMGEDVGTLGGVFRVTDGLAQEFGEDRVTDTPLAEAGILGTAVGMAMYGLRPVVEMQFDAFAYPAFEQLISHVARMRNRTRGTMPLPITIRVPYGGGIGGVEHHSDSSEAYYMATPGLHVVTPATVADAYGLLRAAIASDDPVVFLEPKRLYWSKDSWNPEEPQTVEPIGRAVVRRAGRSATLLTYGPSVPVCLEAAEAATAEGWDLEVVDLRSLVPFDDETVAASVRRTGRAVVVHESGSYGGPGGEIAARVTERCFHHLEAPVLRVAGFDIPYPPPMLERHHLPGVDRILDAVGRLQWEAEN; the protein is encoded by the coding sequence ATGACCACCGTCGCGCTCAAGCCCGCCACCATGGCGCAGGCGCTCACCCGCGCCCTCCGCGACGCCATGACCGCCGACCCCACCGTGCACGTCATGGGCGAGGACGTCGGCACCCTCGGCGGTGTCTTCCGGGTCACCGACGGGCTCGCCCAGGAGTTCGGCGAGGACCGGGTCACCGACACCCCGCTCGCCGAGGCGGGCATCCTCGGCACGGCCGTCGGCATGGCCATGTACGGGCTCAGGCCGGTCGTCGAGATGCAGTTCGACGCCTTCGCCTACCCGGCCTTCGAGCAGCTCATCAGCCATGTCGCCCGCATGCGCAACCGCACGCGCGGGACGATGCCGCTGCCGATCACCATCCGCGTCCCGTACGGCGGCGGTATCGGCGGCGTCGAGCACCACAGCGACTCCTCCGAGGCGTACTACATGGCGACTCCGGGGCTCCATGTCGTCACGCCCGCCACCGTCGCCGACGCCTACGGGCTGCTGCGCGCCGCCATCGCCTCCGACGACCCGGTCGTCTTCCTGGAACCGAAGCGCCTGTACTGGTCGAAGGACTCCTGGAACCCCGAGGAACCCCAGACCGTCGAGCCGATCGGCCGCGCGGTCGTGCGCCGCGCCGGCCGCAGCGCCACCCTCCTCACCTACGGCCCGTCCGTGCCCGTCTGCCTGGAGGCCGCCGAGGCGGCCACGGCCGAGGGCTGGGACCTCGAAGTCGTCGACCTGCGCTCCCTGGTGCCCTTCGACGACGAGACGGTCGCCGCGTCGGTACGGCGGACCGGACGCGCGGTCGTCGTCCACGAGTCCGGCTCCTACGGCGGCCCGGGCGGCGAGATCGCGGCCCGCGTCACCGAACGCTGCTTCCACCACCTGGAGGCGCCCGTGCTGCGCGTCGCCGGATTCGACATCCCCTACCCGCCGCCGATGCTGGAGCGCCACCATCTGCCCGGCGTCGACCGCATCCTGGACGCTGTGGGACGCCTGCAGTGGGAGGCGGAGAACTGA
- the pdhA gene encoding pyruvate dehydrogenase (acetyl-transferring) E1 component subunit alpha, translated as MTVMEQRGAYHPTPPPTWQPRTDPAPLLPDALPHRVLGTDAAADADPALLRRLYAELVRGRRYNAQATALTKQGRLAVYPSSTGQEACEVAAALVLQERDWLFPSYRDTLAAVARGLDPVQALTLLRGDWHTGYDPHEHRVAPLCTPLATQLPHAVGLAHAARLKGDDVVALALVGDGGTSEGDFHEALNFAAVWQAPVVFLVQNNGFAISVPLAKQTAAPSLAHKAVGYGMPGRLVDGNDAAAVHQVLAEAVAHARAGGGPTLVEAVTYRIDAHTNADDATRYRGDAEVETWRAHDPIALLEHELTERGLLDEDGIRAARDAAETMAADLRERMNQDPVLDPMDLFAHVYAEPTPQLREQEALLRAELAAEREGAHR; from the coding sequence ATGACGGTCATGGAGCAGCGGGGCGCGTACCACCCGACACCGCCGCCCACCTGGCAGCCCCGCACGGACCCCGCGCCACTGCTGCCCGACGCGCTGCCGCACCGCGTGCTCGGCACCGACGCGGCCGCCGACGCCGACCCCGCGCTGCTGCGCCGGCTCTACGCAGAGCTGGTGCGCGGCCGCCGGTACAACGCGCAGGCCACGGCCCTGACGAAGCAGGGCAGGCTCGCCGTCTACCCCTCCAGCACCGGCCAGGAGGCCTGCGAGGTCGCCGCCGCGCTCGTCCTCCAGGAGCGCGACTGGCTCTTCCCGAGCTACCGCGACACGCTCGCCGCCGTCGCCCGTGGCCTGGACCCCGTGCAGGCGCTCACGCTGCTGCGCGGCGACTGGCACACCGGCTACGACCCGCACGAGCACCGCGTCGCCCCCCTGTGCACCCCGCTCGCCACCCAGCTCCCGCACGCCGTGGGCCTCGCGCACGCCGCCCGCCTCAAGGGCGACGACGTGGTCGCGCTCGCCCTGGTCGGCGACGGCGGCACCAGCGAGGGCGACTTCCACGAGGCGCTCAACTTCGCCGCCGTCTGGCAGGCCCCGGTCGTCTTCCTCGTCCAGAACAACGGCTTCGCGATCTCCGTCCCGCTCGCCAAGCAGACCGCCGCCCCGTCGCTGGCCCACAAGGCCGTCGGCTACGGGATGCCGGGCCGTCTGGTCGACGGCAACGACGCCGCCGCCGTGCACCAGGTCCTCGCCGAAGCCGTGGCCCACGCGCGCGCGGGCGGCGGTCCCACGCTGGTCGAGGCGGTGACCTACCGCATCGACGCCCACACCAACGCCGACGACGCGACCCGCTACCGCGGCGACGCCGAGGTCGAGACCTGGCGCGCGCACGACCCGATCGCGCTCCTGGAGCACGAGCTGACCGAACGCGGACTCCTCGACGAGGACGGCATCCGGGCCGCCCGCGACGCCGCCGAGACCATGGCCGCCGATCTGCGCGAGCGCATGAACCAGGACCCGGTGCTCGACCCCATGGACCTCTTCGCCCACGTGTACGCCGAGCCCACCCCCCAACTGCGCGAGCAGGAGGCACTGCTCAGGGCCGAGCTGGCGGCGGAGCGAGAAGGGGCGCACCGATGA
- a CDS encoding Lrp/AsnC family transcriptional regulator, with the protein MAELPEHGPALPPPRPLDAIDQDILRMLQADGRASIRSVAERVHVSRANAYARINRLIEDGVIRGFGARVNHERAGKGTSAYVTLKIVQNSWRTVREQLRQLSGAAHIALVGGDYDVLLLVHTSDNRALREVVLTKLQAIPEVLSTRTLLVFEEEDVEPEG; encoded by the coding sequence ATGGCCGAGCTGCCGGAGCACGGCCCGGCCCTGCCGCCCCCTCGACCGCTGGACGCCATAGATCAGGACATCCTGCGCATGCTCCAGGCCGACGGCCGCGCCTCGATACGGTCCGTCGCCGAACGCGTCCACGTCTCCCGCGCCAACGCCTACGCCCGTATCAACCGCCTCATCGAGGACGGCGTGATCCGCGGCTTCGGGGCGCGCGTGAACCACGAGCGCGCAGGAAAGGGCACGTCCGCCTACGTCACCCTCAAGATCGTGCAGAACTCCTGGCGCACGGTCCGCGAGCAGCTGCGCCAGCTGTCCGGCGCCGCCCACATCGCGCTGGTGGGCGGCGACTACGACGTCCTGCTCCTGGTGCACACCTCGGACAACCGGGCCCTGCGCGAGGTCGTCCTCACCAAGCTCCAGGCCATCCCGGAGGTGCTCAGCACGCGGACGCTGCTGGTGTTCGAGGAGGAGGACGTGGAACCGGAGGGGTGA
- a CDS encoding TetR/AcrR family transcriptional regulator: MTTAKRDTYTPESLLSVAVRVFNERGYDGTSMEHLSKAAGISKSSIYHHVTGKEELLRRAVSRALDGLFGILDEEPARVGRAVERLEHVVRRMVEVLIAELPYVTLLLRVRGNTDTERRALERRRDFDHQVAELLKAAAADGDVRGDVEVRLATRLVFGMINSIVEWYRPDGRGMGEREVSDAVVQMVFGGLRKEH, translated from the coding sequence ATGACCACCGCCAAGCGCGACACGTACACCCCGGAGAGCCTGCTCTCCGTCGCCGTCCGGGTCTTCAACGAGCGCGGCTACGACGGCACCTCCATGGAGCACCTCTCCAAGGCGGCCGGAATCTCCAAGTCGTCGATATACCACCACGTCACGGGCAAGGAGGAGCTGCTGCGCCGGGCCGTCAGCCGGGCGCTGGACGGTCTCTTCGGGATCCTCGACGAGGAACCCGCGCGCGTGGGGCGTGCGGTGGAGCGGCTGGAGCACGTCGTCCGGCGCATGGTCGAGGTGCTCATCGCCGAACTGCCGTACGTGACGCTGCTGCTGCGTGTGCGCGGCAACACCGACACCGAGCGCCGGGCCCTGGAGCGGCGCCGCGACTTCGACCACCAGGTCGCCGAGCTGCTGAAGGCCGCGGCCGCCGACGGCGACGTACGCGGTGACGTGGAGGTGCGGCTCGCGACCCGGCTCGTCTTCGGGATGATCAACTCGATCGTGGAGTGGTACCGGCCGGACGGGCGGGGCATGGGCGAGCGGGAAGTGTCCGACGCGGTCGTGCAGATGGTCTTCGGGGGGCTTCGCAAGGAGCATTGA